DNA sequence from the Candidatus Aminicenantes bacterium genome:
CTGATGGTTCTTGAAGACGGCATTATCGAAGGAAGGAAAATTTTCGGAAATATTGTCAAATACATAAAAATGGGGGCGAGCTCCAACTTCGGCAATATGTTCAGCGTCGTCGGCGGCAGCTATTTTCTGCCCTTTCTGCCGATGGCTCCGATTCAGATCCTGGTGAATAACTTTCTTTACGATATTTCCCAGACCGGAATTCCTACCGACAAGGTGGACGAGGAATACCTCTCCAAGCCCCGGCACTGGGACATCGCCAGGATCAAGAAGTTCATGCTTTTTATCGGGCCGATGAGTTCGATCTTTGACTATGCGACTTTTTTTCTTATGCTCTATTTTTTTGGCTGCATCGGTTACAAGCTCTCGGGGGCGAGCGCCGGGATGAAAGTCTATTACGAAAGCCTTTTTCATACAGGCTGGTTTGTGGAATCCCTGCTGTCCCAGACCCTGATCGTCCATATTATCCGGACGAATCGGATTCCTTTTATCCAAAGTCGGGCCAGCGCCTATATGATCATGACGACGATGGCGGTGATGGGGGTTGCCGTTTTTTTGCCCTATTCACCATTGGCCGCCACGCTCGGTTTTGTTCCGCTGCCGCTGGTCTTTTGGGTATGGATTGCGGCTTTCCTCGTCAGCTACAGCGTTATTACTCATTTGATGAAAACCTGGTTCAATAAAAAATTCGGGGGTGAATAATCATGAGAAGTTTTCTGAATGCCATTCAGGAAGGAAGACTGATCGAGCTCCCCGACAACGATAAAGAGAAGGCGCTTGAATACCTGGCCCTGATTCTCGAGGCGGTTCCCGATATCGGCAAGTCGACGGCCATTGTTGAAAAGGTCAGGGAAAGGGAAGATTCGGCGAACACAGGCATCGGCATGGGCGTGGCTTGCCCGCATGTCACGGTGGAACAGGATGGCGATCTCCTGTGCGCGGTGGGGTGGACGCCCAAAGGTATCGATTACAAGTCTTCAGACGGAAAACCGGTTCACCTGGTCATCATGTATTATATTCCAGAATCTCAGCGTGCAGTCTATCTAAAGGAAATATCGGGGCTGGCCAAGGCGCTGAAGGCAACGGGAGGGATCAAGGTCATCGCTGAGGCAAAAGAACTAACTGCGGTCAGGCATCGGCTGCTCGACTGGGTGAATCTGACGATCGATTCAGCCATTCCCGACGCCAAGGCGAGAATGATCAAACTGGATGCCAAGCAGGCGGAATTGATCGCCCAGCTTAGGACTCTGCCCGCGGCAGACGGACAGGGAAAATATTCAATAATACCTTTTACCGTTGTTTCCGGCGTTGGAGCAAAAAAGATAATTCTTTCGCAGAACCAAGAGTTGGTTGAAAGGCTTGAAAAGAGCACTATGTTTGCCGACATGTTATTAAAAGAGGAAAGTTTTGAGATTGAAAACTACAAGATTGCGGTCAGATTTTCTTCTGATTATGCTCTGGCCAGGAAAATCGTCGAGTGTGTGGCGTTTAAAGACGTTTCCCAGGAAAAGGAATAAGCGGTCTTTTTAAGGAGAAAACATGTGCGGTGTCGTCGGCATTGTTTACGGGAAACACAAT
Encoded proteins:
- a CDS encoding PTS sugar transporter subunit IIA, encoding MRSFLNAIQEGRLIELPDNDKEKALEYLALILEAVPDIGKSTAIVEKVREREDSANTGIGMGVACPHVTVEQDGDLLCAVGWTPKGIDYKSSDGKPVHLVIMYYIPESQRAVYLKEISGLAKALKATGGIKVIAEAKELTAVRHRLLDWVNLTIDSAIPDAKARMIKLDAKQAELIAQLRTLPAADGQGKYSIIPFTVVSGVGAKKIILSQNQELVERLEKSTMFADMLLKEESFEIENYKIAVRFSSDYALARKIVECVAFKDVSQEKE